The DNA region TTCGGCCGAAGCGAACCTGTCGGCGGGCGCCTTGGCCATCGCCCGCTCGACGATGGCCACCAGCTCCGGCAGTTCGCGGGCGATCAGCGTGTCCATCGGGCGCGGGGGCTGGCCGATGACGCGCAGCATCACGGCCGACGCCGTGTCGTCGCGCTCCCCGAACGGCAGGCGTCCGGTGAACAGCTCGTAGGCCAGGACCCCGGTCGAGAAGATGTCGGTCCTGGCGTCGAGTTCCTCGCCGCGCAACTGCTCCGGCGACGCGTAGTGGAGCGTGCCGAGCACCACCCCGTCGGAGGTCAGCGATGCCGATTGCGGCGCGCGCGCGAGACCGAAGTCCACCAGTTTGACGGTGCCGTCCGGCAGGCAGTGCACGTTGCGCGGCTTCACGTCGCGGTGGATGACCCCTTGCGCGTGTGCGTGCTGCAGCGCGCCCAGGATGTCGATCAGCACCCGCAGCCGCCTGGCGTAGCCAAACCCCGGCTCGTGCAGGGCATCGGCCAGCGACCGGCCCTGCAGGTACTCCATGGCGATGTAGACGAGGCCGTCGACCTCGCCCGCGTCGTGGACGGTGACGATGTTGGGGTGCTGCAGGCGTGCGCAGGCCTGGGCCTCGCGGAGCAGGCGCGCGCGAGACTCCGGCGTCAGCAGGTCTGGGCGCACCGTCTTGATGGCCACCGTGCGCTGCAGCGTCGGATCGAAGGCGCGATAGACCTCGCCCATACCACCGCGCCCGAGCATCGAGTCGACGCGAAAACGGCCGACTCGCACTGGCAGGCCTTCATTGCGCACGTTCACGATGCCCATCCCGTTCCGCCCGCGCCGACCTGCCGCGGGTCCCGCCGAACGCGTCCTGTTCGAGTGGAGGGCGAGGATACTACAGCTCAGCCGTGGCGAACTTGTACCAACGGGTGGTCCTCCCGAAGCCGCGTTACCCGATCCAACGGTCGCTGACGACACGCCGAACGGCTGAGGTGCGGATCGGAGCACGGCCAGCCCGACCGACAGAGCGCTCCAGGCGTCTGTAGCCTTGTCATGCGCCTGCTGCCGTCGACCCTCGCCTTCGCTCTCCTGCTCGGCGCAATCCCGTTGGCGCAGTCGCCGACCCTCGACGGCTCCGCGTGGACGCTTGCCACCCTTGCCGGGTATCCGTCAGTGCAGGGCACGGTCACGCTTCGATTCGAGGCCGACCACGTCTCCGGCAACGACGGTTGCAACAGCTATCGCGGCCACTACACGGGCGAGGGCGTGACGTTCCGCGTCGGGCCGCTGACCTCGACGTACATGGCGTGCCGGGAGCCCCGCATGCGACAGGCGGCCGCCTTCACCGAGGCGCTCGGCAAGGCGCGCGTCACGCGGTTCGACGAGGGACGCCTGGTGCTCGTCGACGAGGCGGGCGCGGTGCTGGCGACCTTCACGCGCCAGTCGGCGTCGCTGGCGGGCACGACATGGGAGGTGACCGCCTACAACAACCGGCGGCAGGCGGTGGTGTCCGTGCTGGCCGACACGCGAGTCACCCTTGCCTTCGGCGCCGAGGGACGCGTGACGGGGGAGGCGGGGTGCAACCGCTTCGCGGCCACCTACACGGCCGAGGGCGAGTCGGTGGCGATCGGCACGCTGTCCACCACGCGCCGCACCTGCCCCGGCGAGGGCGTCATGGCACAGGAGGCCGCGTTCCTTGCCGCGTTGGCGTCGGGGACCCGTGCACGCATGGACGGCGACCGCCTCGAGTTGCGCACGACCGACGGCGCCCTGGCCGTCTCGGCGCGGCGCTTCTGACCCGCAAACTTCGTCAGGTCGAAAAGCCGTCGCGGTGCATATAATTCCGCGCCAATGATCCCAGCGCGGGCGTGGGCCGGATGGCTCCTGGTGGCGGCGTGTGTCACGCCGGCCGCGGCGCAGCCGGGCGGCACCGGCGAGATCCTGTCGATCGAGGTCGCCGTGAGCCGCGCGCTCGAGGCCAACCGCGGCCTGCAGATCGCACGATCCGAGGTCGAGGGGCTCAGCGACCGGATCGCGGCCGTCAGGACGCGCAAGTACCCGGTGCTG from Luteitalea sp. TBR-22 includes:
- a CDS encoding META domain-containing protein, with protein sequence MRLLPSTLAFALLLGAIPLAQSPTLDGSAWTLATLAGYPSVQGTVTLRFEADHVSGNDGCNSYRGHYTGEGVTFRVGPLTSTYMACREPRMRQAAAFTEALGKARVTRFDEGRLVLVDEAGAVLATFTRQSASLAGTTWEVTAYNNRRQAVVSVLADTRVTLAFGAEGRVTGEAGCNRFAATYTAEGESVAIGTLSTTRRTCPGEGVMAQEAAFLAALASGTRARMDGDRLELRTTDGALAVSARRF